Genomic segment of Hyalangium ruber:
TGCCCGCGATCTCGCCGAGCACCAGCAGCCCGGCGAAGAGGCACAGGCCTCCCATCCCGGTGACCGTGAGCGCCATCCGGGCCCCGCGCTGGGCGTCCTTCCGTTCGTTCCAATAGCCGATCAGCAGGAACGAGAAGAGGGAGGTCAGCTCCCAGAAGAACGCCAGCAGCAGCAGGTTTCCCGAGAGGACCACGCCCAACATCGCGCCCATGAAGGCCAGGAGGAACGCGAAGAACCTCGGCACGGGATCCGACGGCGAGAGGTAGTACCTCGCATACAGCATCACCAGCGCGCCGATGCCCAAGACGAGCATGCAGAACGTCCAGGAGAGGCCATCGAGCCGCAGCACCAGCTCGAGCCCCAGCGAGGGCACCCACGGGATCCGCTCGACCCACAGGCCACCCCCCTGAACTTTCGGGAAATGGAGCGCCACTCCCACGAGCCCCACCAGGGCGGTAAGGCCCGCGAGCCCGGCCGCGCGGTTGCGGGCACTCGTGGGCAGCAACGCCGCGATGGCGCCAGAGACCGCGGGAAGGATCAAGAGAGCGAGAAGCGGCATCTTCTCTACTCCCGAGTCATCTTGGGCATCGCGCCACCATGCGCAACCCCACCGCGCGTTACAAGCGAAAGGAGCGGTGACGGTCACGATGGTTGAATGTGTGGCAGACCCGGCATGGCCCTCAGGGATGCGCGATCACGATGAGCGTCGGCGCCCGAGCCTCGACGCACGCCATCACCTTGCGCATGGTCACGGGATCCAGCGCTCCGAACGCCTCATCGAGCACCACGATCCTCGCCCGCTGCAGCAGCGCCCGCGCCACGAAGACGCGGCTCTGCTCCCCATGCGAGAGCTGCCAGCCGCTCTCGCCGACCATCTGCATCAACCCGGAGGGCATCCGGGAGAGCAGCTCCCCCAGTCCCAGCTCCTCGCAGAGTGCTCGTGCGACCCGTAGGTCCTCGGGAGTAGGAGGCCAGGCCCGTCCTAACAGCAGGTTCATGGCCAGCGTGCCGGACACCACATAGTTCTCGTGGAATTGAGGAGCACCGGCGATCTGCGCGCCCCACCCGTCCGTCGTCCAGGTCGCCCTGTCCAGGCCTCCCAGCAGCAACAACCCCGAGCCCTGGCCCCGCAGCCCCGTCAGGATGGAGGCAAACGTCGACTTGCCCGAGCCCGAGGGCCCCTCCAGGAGCACGCGTTCACCCGAGCGCACCACCAACGACGCCCCTTCGAGCACCGCTCGGGGCGATCCCGGATGCCGGAACGCGAGATCACGCACCTCCAGCAAGGCCTGCTCTTCCGGAAGCGCCGCGCCTGGCGAGAGCGGAGACGCCCCGGGTACACCTTCGGAGCACTTCGCGGCCTTCAGGATGGGGCGGACGCTGCGAAACAGCACGCGCGCCCCCAGCAGGGCCAGGGAGCCGACGGTGAGCGCCCCCACGGCGCGCGCCGCCATGAGCGCTGCCCCTACCCCCACAGCAATCCTGGCCGCTGGGGCTCCCGCGAGCACGCCTGGCAGCGTGGCGAGGATCGCCACCGGCAGGAGACCCCTTCGCGCGAGCGTCATCACCCGCGCCGTGGACTCGTCCCACTGCTCGGAGGCCTTGGCATAGTGCGCCAGCTCCTGATCCTCCTCGTCATGCCATCGCTCTGGTTGCTCCTGCGCGAGCCGCGTCCGGTAGCCGAGCATCCGCTCGATGAGCGCATGCGTCATACCCACCCGAGCCTCCGTCCACCTGCGGAAGAGCAACGCCTGGCG
This window contains:
- a CDS encoding ABC transporter ATP-binding protein, which gives rise to MSEETLEAVAWPIERAGEALEALARAARLPLPNPLPALSHAVPEDPSRVGEWLDAAAHALGLELKLLYTRHGEVETPLGRAAPALVEVVSTQGSAVVALLRVSSSGQTARLIAPDESLHKVPFSTLTAAVRARAEGHQGPVADRVLERTGLRGPQRATARRALLGLQLANTYLVAGRTLRLPPGARLRHHLRALRGGWRLLLLLLLAGVIQAGVLSMWWLIGRGAFEGQLDPGWLWAWALMGLTMVPLQAALAWVQGTLVMDLSALLRRQLLAGALALPVDEARRGGIGEYVGRTYESAGLEQMSLAGSFASVLAVIDLVMAASVMAAGPAGGYGLVALGGFCCGMAVLVARQALLFRRWTEARVGMTHALIERMLGYRTRLAQEQPERWHDEEDQELAHYAKASEQWDESTARVMTLARRGLLPVAILATLPGVLAGAPAARIAVGVGAALMAARAVGALTVGSLALLGARVLFRSVRPILKAAKCSEGVPGASPLSPGAALPEEQALLEVRDLAFRHPGSPRAVLEGASLVVRSGERVLLEGPSGSGKSTFASILTGLRGQGSGLLLLGGLDRATWTTDGWGAQIAGAPQFHENYVVSGTLAMNLLLGRAWPPTPEDLRVARALCEELGLGELLSRMPSGLMQMVGESGWQLSHGEQSRVFVARALLQRARIVVLDEAFGALDPVTMRKVMACVEARAPTLIVIAHP